In Paenibacillus sonchi, the genomic stretch ATTTCATCGTCAACGTCCTCATACAACATAATTTCATAAATCCCCGTATTGTTAACCAAAATATCAATATCCGGGTATTTTTCAAATAAAGCTTCTCTTTGCCGGGTATCCACTATATCAGCTGCAGCATTTTGAGGAGAGGTAGCCGGGAAATTGGACTTCATTTCATTTACCGTCCGTTCTACCTCTTCATAACTCCGTCCATTAATTAGTACATTAACACCTTCTTTGGCAAGTTCAACGGCAATTGCTTTACCTATACCTTTCGTTGATCCCGTAACTAAAGCTGTTTTATTGTTTAAACCCATATCCATAATTTATTTCTCCTTCATTTTTTGGAAGTATGTAATGATCAGCTCCTCTTCGAAATCACCCATTACAAGTGATTATGTTACCTTGTCTGGATGATTCAGTAACTAGCGCATTGCGCCAAAATTCTTGTTTTACACGCCAATTCGACGGAGTATCACCTTCCCAAAGCCGGAAAGCGCGGTAAAACGAGTTCTGGTCTGCATATCCAAGCATGAACGCTACTTCTTTAATATCGAGCGAGGAGTCTGCCAGGTACTCCAGTGCCTGCTCATGTCTGGCTTGTGTTAACAAATGCTTAAAGGTCGTATTTTCGTCAGAAAGCCGGCGCTGCAAGGTACGGTCGCTTATTCCCAGCTCTTTCGCAACAGCCTGAATATCGGGCCGTCCTCCGGTAAGGCTACGTTTCATGATCCATTTGACCATCAGGGAAATTGAGCGCTCGCGCTGCTGTTCACCCAGCGTCCGGTCCAGAGCCGGAGTCAGGATCTCCAGCAACTCTTCGTTGTATGAGACAAAGGGACGGTCCAGATCTTTTCGGTGCAGCGTCAACCGGTTGCATGGTGCACCAATCCGGACAGGACAGCCGAAGTAGGCTTCAAGGGCCTGTACATTGGCCATAACATCTGAAAATTCGACGAACCGCGCTGTCAAAGGCTGGCCTGTCCCCCGTCGCCCAAGCTCCAAAAGATAGGCTAGTGTGATACCAATCAACATCGGCGGACCAGGCTGCTCGGTGTACAGCCATTCCAGTGCGATGCTACAGCTCTCCCCCTCCTCGGTGATAAGCAAGTTTTCTGGAGGACACAGTTGTTTGTAGCGCGCCATTCGGTTTAGAGCATCACGGTAGTCACGGGAGTGGTATGTTGCTAAGACGGTCGGCGGGTACTTCGCGGTTTCAAAACCTGCCGCAAGCTCGATAATCCCCTTGGCAGTGTCACCAATGAGATCGGAATAAGCCTGCCAGACCGCGAAATATTGGGCGGTGGTGACTGCAGGTTCAGCAATAATTGTGAGCGGCTGCCCTGCTTTACGAGCTACATCGTGGGCAGCAATCCCTAAATGACGTAATCCTGCCCAGAATCCCGGCGGGATTTTAATAGAGTCAGAAGACTTCATACATCCCGGCCTCCTTTAGCTTTATTTTCAGATTGAGGGAAAGTTTCGAGATCCGATGCAGATTCTATCGCCACATCCATCTTCGCTTTCTGCAAATGGGTATGCAATTGGTTTTGTGGCGCTTGTGAAATGCTGAACGTTTTGATTTCCATCCCATCGTATACTACGAGTACCGTGGTTAATGCATTCATGAAAACCTCACCTCTGCATCCTAGTTTATCATTTTTTTGCAGGAACTAATGCGGGCCTCTTATGCCCGATCCGGGAGCAGAAGGTTTTTTACACCAAAAAAACCGGGCTTAAGCGTGAGCTTAATCTCCCGGTCTGGTTAAGCGTTATGCGTGATCACGTTGCCTTTGCCTGCATTGCCATGGAGGCGGGCCTGATCAACTTTTCTACCCACCTGCGCAAATGTAGTTTTTATTCCAGCCAGTGCCGGCTTCGCCGCCGCTTCTGGAAGGTTACAATTTCCCGCACTCCCGCCTGCATCAGCATCTCTAGCTGCTGATCTGTATACCCGCCGAGATCGTCAGGAAAATGGGCATCGGTAGAGGTGGTGAACAGCACGCCTTTGGCTGCCAGTACGGCCAGGAAAGCCGGGCTCGGGCACATTTCCCGGATCGGATAGCGGTACACCATTCCCGCGTTAATCTCCGTGGCCGTATCATGCGCGATCAGCAAATCCGCAATCCGCTCATACATCGGCAGCAGGCGTTGTTCATCCGGGCGGTAGTTGAAGGCTTTGAGGTTGTCGAGGTGGGCGACAATATCGAACAGGCGTGAAGACACCGCTTGGCCGACGATCTCGAAGAACCGGGCATACAGGACTTCCAGATCAAATTGTTCAAAATACATCTGGGTCGCCGGATTGTCAAAGCCCCAGCCATCTACAAAATGCACTGAACCGATAACATAATCATATGGCTGTTCCTTCAATATTCCGGCTAGCTCCTGTTTGCAGCCCGGGAAATAATCGGCTTCGATGCCAAGCCGCAGCTGCACCCCTTCACGCTGCCATTTTTCCTTTTGGGCCTGAATGCAAGCAACAAAATGCTCTGTATCCGCCATACACACCTGATCCAGCCACTCCCGCTGCAGACGGCCTATCAAGGTATCATCCAGGAGCATGTGTTTTTCATAATAGGCTTTATATTTCGTGAAACGGTACAGATGATCGACGATGCCCACCGTATGAATGCCGCGCTGCTTGGCCTGCTTCAGATACAGGTCCAGCCATTCCTCTGTAAAAGCTCCACCCGTCATGCGCCGCTCCAGCCGGCCGAAGCTCTCCTGCATCCAAGCCTGCGTATGGATCTGCTCGCTGCTGTCCGTCATCGCTGTGAGACTCTCCATCGTACGCTGCAGCCATCTAGGTGAATACGGTCCTTCTTCCAGATGGAGGTGAAAATCTATTTTCATTACGTATCCTCTCCTTTTGCGGTAACTACTCCACCTCTGCGCTAAATTACGCTTCCATCCTCCTGCCTGATCCAGGTCTCGAAGCGCCGTTCCCCTTCCTTCAGTTGAATGACCCTCGCCCCGCGCTGCAGTGACCCGTACGTGTTATGCCCGGTCACCCGGCCATAGGCCAGTGTTATCCCATGCAGCACACCTATGTAATCATTGTCATGATCGTGCCCGGCGAAGGCTGCCATCACATCCCCTGCTTCCAGCATGGCCGCGAACCAGCCGCTGTTCACTTTGGAGCAGCAGACCATTTCGCCTTTTCTCCCGGCTACACTCCCGGATTGCCATACCTCCTGATACTCAGGGATAGGAATATGCATAAAAGCCAGAGCAGGCAGCACCCCGCCGTTTCTCTCTTTGTTCTTGGCCGATTCCTGCGAATACCAGGCCACTTGATCGGAATGAATCCAGGCATACCCGCCGATGGCTGCAGGCGCATATTCACCCGAATCCACGAAATACAGTGCCGCCGACTCCCGGTCTGCAGTGTGGTTGAAAAGCGGCAGCACATAATTGCCCGTGCCGTGGATCTCTCCCGGTCCGGCTTCAGCCATACACAGCTCATATTCTGTCAAAATCGCCTGCAGCTCTTCCCGTGTAACCCCCTTCTCTGTATCGTGGTTGCCATAGATCACAGCAAAAGGCGTTCCTGCCTGTACGGCAACCTCAATCACCCGCCGGAACGCAGCCTTAGGGTCCACGGTCTCTTCGCTGTAAACCAGGTCACCGCTGAACACTACCAAATCCGGTTGCTCGGTGATCAGAATACGCTCCATCAGGGCCAGCGTCCGGGCATCACGCTCCGGTTCGATTCCATCCTTCAGATGGATATCGGTAAACTGTACAATTTTAAAAGTGCCATCTGCATGAAAAGAAAGACGTTGCTTCTTCATCTTGAACCTCCTCAAAGTAAAACTCATTGTTTTGTGATATTCATGTTGTTCTTTGTGTAATTGCGTTGTTTTTTGTGTTCTTTTACTTTAAAATAGCACTAACAGCCAAAAGGATGCAAGCGTTAATTTTACATAAGGGGGTTGCACGATGACATTACTCGCAGAAGAACGGCAGCAGCTGATCTTGCAGCAATTGGAGGAAACCGGAAAGGTAAAAGTTATCCCGCTGGCGCAGCAGCTTGAGGTGTCCAATGAGACGATCCGCCGCGATCTGGATGCCCTGGAGGAACAACGGAAGTTAAAGCGTGTGTATGGGGGCGCAGTGAAGCTCAGCCATTTCGACGGAGAGCCTTCGTATACGATGAGGCGCAAGCTGAACCAGGAAGGGAAGCAGGCGATTGGCCGGGAAGCTGCCAGACTGCTGCAGGATGGGGATACTGTGTTCATGGATACAGGGACGACTGTGCTGGAGATGACCCGCTGCCTGGCCGGAAAGAAGAACATTACTATTGTGACGAACTCCCTGCCAACAGCGTCTGCGTTGCTCCAAGCCTTGTCCCTTGAGCAATTTACGGGCAAAGTCATTATGCTTGCCGGTGAAATCTCCGTTCAGCAGCAATCGGTGAGTGGGATTCTCGCCCATGAGCTGCTGAAACAATTCACACTGGACAAAGCCTTTCTGTCCGTCGGCGGAATCTCGCCTGCCCAAGGCATCACGGATTACGATATGAACGAATCGCTGGTGTCACGGCTGGCCGCCGGGCAGGCCAGTGAAGTGATTCTGCTGGCAGACCACAGCAAAATCGGCAGCACGGCTTTTTGCCAGATCGCTCCGCTGCATAATGCCGACGTGATCATCTCCGATCAGGAGCTGCCGGGGGGCTGGAAGGAAGAGCTGGAACGCATAGGGGTAGCGTGGATCAGGTCCTGACAAAAAAACCGGTGCCAAGAGCAGCATGTGCTTCAAATCACTATTGGAGACAGCAGAAGATCATATATTTAAATAGTCCACTTGATTAGAGGATAAATCTAACTATCTATACAGAGGTGTATTACAATGAAGAGGTTTATTCCCAATCAGCACGGAGCCTGGTCCATGCTGGTTCTCCCCTTTTTGTTAGGGATGGCGGCCTCCCAGGCAAAACTTCTGCATATTCCCCTGTTCTTGTGCTGGCTGCTGATTTATTTATTCATCTTTCCCCTCCTTCAGGGGGTCAAAACGAGGCGTTTTGACCGGTATGGACCGCCGCTCAAAGTGTACGGTCTGCTGCTTTTGCCTTTTGCAGCTTATCTGATTGTTACAGAACCTAAGCTGCTTTGGTTTGCCTTACCAGCACTCCCGCTGTTTGCGGTTAATCTGTATTACGCCAGAACGAAGAATGAGCGGGCCCTCCTCAATGATATCGCGGGAATTCTGTTGTTTTGCCTGATGGTCTTTCCCGTTTTTTATATCGGCGGAGGAACAGACTGGGGAATAGCTGGTGAATTATTTATA encodes the following:
- a CDS encoding helix-turn-helix transcriptional regulator, which produces MKSSDSIKIPPGFWAGLRHLGIAAHDVARKAGQPLTIIAEPAVTTAQYFAVWQAYSDLIGDTAKGIIELAAGFETAKYPPTVLATYHSRDYRDALNRMARYKQLCPPENLLITEEGESCSIALEWLYTEQPGPPMLIGITLAYLLELGRRGTGQPLTARFVEFSDVMANVQALEAYFGCPVRIGAPCNRLTLHRKDLDRPFVSYNEELLEILTPALDRTLGEQQRERSISLMVKWIMKRSLTGGRPDIQAVAKELGISDRTLQRRLSDENTTFKHLLTQARHEQALEYLADSSLDIKEVAFMLGYADQNSFYRAFRLWEGDTPSNWRVKQEFWRNALVTESSRQGNIITCNG
- a CDS encoding histidinol phosphate phosphatase domain-containing protein; the protein is MKIDFHLHLEEGPYSPRWLQRTMESLTAMTDSSEQIHTQAWMQESFGRLERRMTGGAFTEEWLDLYLKQAKQRGIHTVGIVDHLYRFTKYKAYYEKHMLLDDTLIGRLQREWLDQVCMADTEHFVACIQAQKEKWQREGVQLRLGIEADYFPGCKQELAGILKEQPYDYVIGSVHFVDGWGFDNPATQMYFEQFDLEVLYARFFEIVGQAVSSRLFDIVAHLDNLKAFNYRPDEQRLLPMYERIADLLIAHDTATEINAGMVYRYPIREMCPSPAFLAVLAAKGVLFTTSTDAHFPDDLGGYTDQQLEMLMQAGVREIVTFQKRRRSRHWLE
- a CDS encoding metallophosphoesterase family protein, which encodes MKKQRLSFHADGTFKIVQFTDIHLKDGIEPERDARTLALMERILITEQPDLVVFSGDLVYSEETVDPKAAFRRVIEVAVQAGTPFAVIYGNHDTEKGVTREELQAILTEYELCMAEAGPGEIHGTGNYVLPLFNHTADRESAALYFVDSGEYAPAAIGGYAWIHSDQVAWYSQESAKNKERNGGVLPALAFMHIPIPEYQEVWQSGSVAGRKGEMVCCSKVNSGWFAAMLEAGDVMAAFAGHDHDNDYIGVLHGITLAYGRVTGHNTYGSLQRGARVIQLKEGERRFETWIRQEDGSVI
- a CDS encoding DeoR/GlpR family DNA-binding transcription regulator, giving the protein MTLLAEERQQLILQQLEETGKVKVIPLAQQLEVSNETIRRDLDALEEQRKLKRVYGGAVKLSHFDGEPSYTMRRKLNQEGKQAIGREAARLLQDGDTVFMDTGTTVLEMTRCLAGKKNITIVTNSLPTASALLQALSLEQFTGKVIMLAGEISVQQQSVSGILAHELLKQFTLDKAFLSVGGISPAQGITDYDMNESLVSRLAAGQASEVILLADHSKIGSTAFCQIAPLHNADVIISDQELPGGWKEELERIGVAWIRS
- a CDS encoding YwiC-like family protein, translated to MKRFIPNQHGAWSMLVLPFLLGMAASQAKLLHIPLFLCWLLIYLFIFPLLQGVKTRRFDRYGPPLKVYGLLLLPFAAYLIVTEPKLLWFALPALPLFAVNLYYARTKNERALLNDIAGILLFCLMVFPVFYIGGGTDWGIAGELFILALLYFVGTALYVKTIIREKNNPRYYYASVIYHGLFLLAGVVLFPSLTVPLTILLARATSLPKTKITAKRTGILEIGFSVMLYISVCVLYF